A window of Rhodococcus sp. SGAir0479 contains these coding sequences:
- a CDS encoding cutinase family protein, translating into MTIRDVLGRHPLATRVLTPVALGMALLVVLTWALWSAPPRTVDTELTASTTDCHDMVTLSIAGRGDTPRPGTTKMLVDADGRELPAASADDYVSTWIDQASSAPLKAVAPGSYAAMYISYPADMSSYETSVSTGVANTESVIKAIRASCPDTKFAIVGYSEGADVARRVAMNVGHQDADTNGEYGIVDPANVVGVVILADAGRDAGQGPFPGAKNPFTNPDGFDVKYQNGKNPVPGQGALPDTGGSDFGALAGRIASFCSDGDLTCAAPQNISLLQLVVNVGRQLNVDALEREQLTVATGIDVATVLSRIALDAFADIRSQPDWMQSDETFLDVLLKVSDPSYTRPTTTPTTSPVAADPSAPSDVSAPAADDEDSITTEKMSPLAYLPQKLFKEIVGLIVTNQNTIPVIMSDPYQLTLARDIGHHFDYWRDADPATGRPLTSADYAAAWLTYLAKQAQSGKPVNSSAKPSAAELSAALDEVASSSAAASSAAPTSAPAAAPSTQPSTRPVAEPAQPVVTEAPAADSQAPAPGPGTDVAGTVATETPLPTETAAPQATTTAAVPTTTAAPTSTPATASTPRG; encoded by the coding sequence ATGACAATTCGCGACGTTCTCGGGCGGCATCCGCTCGCGACCAGGGTGCTGACCCCGGTTGCGCTCGGCATGGCGCTGTTGGTGGTACTGACGTGGGCACTGTGGTCCGCCCCGCCCCGCACGGTCGACACCGAGCTGACGGCCTCGACCACCGACTGCCACGACATGGTGACGTTGTCGATCGCCGGGCGCGGTGACACCCCGCGACCGGGCACGACGAAGATGCTCGTGGACGCCGACGGCCGCGAGTTGCCCGCCGCGTCGGCCGACGACTACGTGAGCACGTGGATCGATCAGGCCTCCAGTGCGCCACTGAAGGCCGTCGCGCCGGGTTCGTATGCGGCGATGTACATCTCCTACCCGGCCGACATGTCGAGTTACGAGACGTCGGTGAGCACCGGCGTCGCGAACACCGAATCGGTGATCAAGGCGATCCGCGCGTCGTGCCCGGACACCAAGTTCGCGATCGTCGGGTACAGCGAGGGCGCCGACGTCGCCCGCCGGGTCGCCATGAACGTCGGTCATCAGGACGCGGACACGAACGGTGAGTACGGCATCGTGGATCCGGCGAACGTCGTCGGGGTCGTCATCCTCGCCGATGCCGGACGCGACGCGGGACAGGGCCCGTTCCCGGGGGCGAAGAATCCCTTCACCAACCCGGACGGGTTCGACGTGAAGTACCAGAACGGCAAGAACCCCGTCCCCGGTCAGGGCGCACTGCCCGACACGGGCGGCTCCGACTTCGGCGCGCTGGCCGGCCGGATCGCGTCGTTCTGTTCCGACGGCGATCTCACCTGCGCTGCGCCACAGAATATTTCGCTGCTACAACTGGTGGTGAACGTGGGCCGGCAGCTGAACGTCGACGCGCTCGAGCGGGAGCAGTTGACGGTCGCGACGGGTATCGACGTCGCCACGGTGCTCTCGCGCATCGCGCTCGACGCGTTCGCGGACATCCGGTCGCAGCCCGACTGGATGCAGAGCGACGAGACGTTCCTCGACGTGCTGCTGAAGGTGTCGGATCCGTCGTACACGCGTCCGACGACCACCCCGACGACGAGCCCGGTGGCCGCCGACCCGTCCGCTCCGTCCGACGTCTCCGCGCCCGCGGCCGACGACGAGGATTCGATCACCACCGAGAAGATGTCGCCGCTCGCCTACCTGCCGCAGAAACTGTTCAAGGAGATCGTCGGCCTGATCGTGACGAATCAGAACACCATCCCGGTGATCATGAGCGATCCGTACCAGCTGACGTTGGCGCGGGACATCGGACACCACTTCGACTACTGGCGCGACGCCGACCCGGCGACGGGCCGGCCGCTCACCTCGGCCGACTACGCGGCCGCCTGGCTGACGTACCTGGCGAAGCAGGCGCAGAGCGGCAAGCCGGTGAACTCGTCCGCGAAGCCGAGCGCGGCGGAGCTGTCGGCGGCGCTCGACGAGGTCGCGTCGTCGTCCGCGGCGGCGTCCTCCGCCGCTCCCACGTCGGCACCCGCCGCCGCACCGTCGACGCAACCGTCCACGCGGCCGGTCGCCGAGCCGGCCCAGCCGGTCGTCACCGAGGCGCCGGCGGCAGATTCCCAGGCGCCGGCCCCCGGCCCGGGCACGGACGTGGCCGGAACCGTCGCGACCGAGACACCGCTCCCGACGGAAACTGCGGCGCCGCAGGCGACGACCACGGCGGCCGTCCCGACCACCACCGCTGCACCGACGTCGACGCCCGCCACGGCGTCGACACCGCGAGGCTGA